The following coding sequences lie in one Halorarum halophilum genomic window:
- a CDS encoding DUF7518 family protein: MGNRVEDLETQVAELQAAVDGLTEELVESKERINQLESAADVRQEESSRGSHAEFVPNSSATADAADANRSEADASQGSPEGADEVDAEDDGASDDGSESEETDDIIVA; the protein is encoded by the coding sequence ATGGGAAACCGGGTGGAAGACCTCGAAACGCAGGTTGCGGAACTCCAGGCGGCGGTCGACGGACTGACCGAGGAACTGGTGGAGTCGAAAGAGCGGATCAACCAGCTCGAGTCGGCCGCCGACGTCCGGCAGGAGGAGTCGTCGCGCGGCTCCCACGCCGAGTTCGTTCCGAACTCGTCGGCCACCGCCGACGCGGCCGACGCGAACCGGTCGGAGGCGGACGCGTCGCAGGGCTCGCCCGAGGGCGCCGACGAAGTGGACGCCGAGGACGACGGGGCCAGCGACGACGGTAGCGAATCGGAGGAGACGGACGACATCATCGTCGCGTAA
- the smc gene encoding chromosome segregation protein SMC, translating into MHIKELVLNDFKSFGRKTRIPFYEDFTVITGPNGSGKSNIIDGVLFALGLARTRGIRAEKLTDLIYNPGDDGEATGGGVREASVEVILDNSDGNVDRSQVVNAAGTDKVGDVEEISIRRRVKETDENYYSYYYLNDRSVNLSDIRDLLAQAGVTPEGYNVVMQGDVTEIINMTPFQRREIIDEIAGVAEFDAKKEDAFAELETVEERIDEADLRIEEKEGRLEQLSDERETALRYKDLREEKGEYEGYLMAAELEDKRADLDSTESRIDTSEEKLEGLREELEERQSVVDDLQADLDELNREIERKGEDEQLAIKAEIEEIKGEVSRLEGKIENQEERVEEAENERRGAFIDIDRKGEEVEELEADIREVKVEKANLKSTVASKQTELAEVEAEIDNADTAYDELKEDLAERKAELEELKSAKNELQREKDRLLDEARRRSNEISEHETDLQETEEELPKLKRRVSDLHSELDKAEKNKETAEGVIEELQAEKKELQWDLSEVEEDIREKQQEYSKLDAQASNSGDSSWPRSVTTVSNAEFSGVHGPVGELASVPSEYAKACENAAGGRLANVVVDDDGVGSQCIDYLKQRNAGRATFLPITEMDERGLPRLPNDPGVVDFARNLVDYEPRYEGIFSYVLGSTLVVEDMNTARNLMGDFRMVTLDGDLVERSGAMTGGSGSGTRFAFSKSGKGKLERVAEEIHSLEDDRQALKADIADVEDDLEDARSRASDAADKVRDVKGDLELAEQNVSAKEQRIDGLENRLDELRAERESVDEEMTELDEELDEREEEIRAVEADIADLEAELQDSRIPELSARADEIREEVSELEDRMDDLDGDLNELQLQKQYAEDAIDDLHDAVEEAQNKKADAEERIAEFEAEIEDREAGLEDKRDAIAELEEELSDLKEDREAVREELREAKESRDEQEADVERVQSKLDSLRETAERLDWEIDELEDQVGDYDPEDVPDHDTVESEIDRLESEMEALEPVNMLAIDEYDEVQSDLEGMQERRSVLAEERDAIEERIERFEAEKKGTFMDAYEAIDEQFQDIFQRLSAGTGELVLENEDDPFDGGLTMKAQPADKPVQRLDAMSGGEKSLTALAFIFAIQRHNPAPFYALDEIDAFLDAVNAERVGEMVDELAGDAQFVVVSHRSALLERSERAIGVTMQEDNVSAVTGIQLGEDGDVEGAGVSADD; encoded by the coding sequence ATGCACATCAAGGAACTCGTTCTTAACGACTTCAAGAGCTTCGGGCGCAAGACCCGAATCCCCTTCTACGAGGACTTCACCGTCATCACCGGCCCGAACGGGTCCGGCAAGTCGAACATCATCGACGGCGTCCTGTTCGCGCTGGGTCTCGCGCGAACGCGCGGCATCCGCGCGGAGAAACTCACCGACCTCATCTACAACCCCGGCGACGATGGCGAGGCGACGGGCGGTGGCGTCCGGGAGGCGAGCGTCGAGGTGATCCTCGACAACAGCGACGGCAACGTCGACAGGTCGCAGGTCGTCAACGCGGCGGGCACCGACAAGGTCGGCGACGTGGAGGAGATCAGCATCCGTCGGCGCGTGAAGGAGACGGACGAGAACTACTACTCCTACTACTACCTGAACGACCGCTCGGTGAACCTCTCCGACATCCGGGACCTGCTCGCGCAGGCGGGCGTCACCCCTGAGGGGTACAACGTCGTCATGCAGGGCGACGTCACCGAGATCATCAACATGACGCCGTTCCAGCGGCGCGAGATCATCGACGAGATCGCCGGCGTCGCCGAGTTCGACGCGAAGAAGGAGGACGCGTTCGCCGAACTCGAGACGGTCGAGGAGCGCATCGACGAGGCCGACCTCCGGATCGAGGAGAAGGAGGGGCGCCTCGAGCAGCTCTCGGACGAGCGCGAGACCGCCCTCCGGTACAAGGACCTCCGCGAGGAGAAAGGGGAGTACGAGGGCTACCTCATGGCCGCGGAACTCGAGGACAAGCGCGCCGACCTCGACTCCACCGAGTCGCGCATCGACACCAGCGAGGAGAAACTCGAGGGGCTCCGCGAGGAACTCGAGGAGCGACAGTCGGTCGTCGACGACCTCCAGGCCGACCTCGACGAGCTGAACCGCGAGATCGAGCGGAAGGGCGAGGACGAACAGCTCGCCATCAAGGCCGAGATCGAGGAGATCAAGGGCGAGGTGTCGCGGCTCGAGGGCAAGATCGAGAACCAGGAGGAGCGCGTCGAGGAGGCCGAGAACGAACGGCGCGGCGCGTTCATCGACATCGACCGCAAGGGCGAGGAGGTCGAGGAGCTGGAGGCGGACATCCGCGAGGTGAAAGTCGAGAAGGCGAACCTGAAGTCGACGGTCGCCTCGAAGCAGACCGAACTCGCGGAGGTCGAGGCCGAGATCGACAACGCGGACACGGCGTACGACGAGCTGAAGGAGGACCTCGCCGAGCGGAAGGCGGAACTGGAGGAGCTGAAGTCGGCCAAGAACGAGCTCCAGCGGGAGAAGGACCGCCTGCTCGACGAGGCCCGCCGACGCTCGAACGAGATCTCGGAGCACGAGACCGACCTGCAGGAGACCGAGGAGGAGCTCCCCAAGCTGAAGCGGCGGGTGTCCGACCTCCACTCGGAGCTCGACAAGGCCGAGAAGAACAAGGAGACCGCCGAGGGCGTCATCGAGGAGCTGCAGGCGGAGAAGAAGGAGCTCCAGTGGGACCTCAGCGAAGTCGAGGAGGACATCCGCGAGAAGCAGCAGGAGTACTCGAAGCTTGACGCGCAGGCGTCGAACTCGGGCGACTCGTCCTGGCCGCGCTCGGTCACGACCGTCTCGAACGCCGAGTTCTCGGGCGTCCACGGACCGGTCGGCGAACTCGCGTCCGTCCCCTCCGAATACGCCAAGGCGTGTGAGAACGCGGCGGGCGGCCGGCTGGCGAACGTCGTCGTCGACGACGACGGCGTCGGCTCGCAGTGCATCGACTACCTGAAGCAGCGCAACGCGGGCCGGGCGACGTTCCTGCCCATCACGGAGATGGACGAGCGCGGCCTCCCGCGACTGCCGAACGACCCCGGCGTCGTCGACTTCGCGCGGAACCTCGTCGACTACGAGCCGCGCTACGAGGGGATCTTCTCGTACGTGCTCGGCTCGACGCTCGTCGTCGAGGACATGAACACCGCGCGGAACCTGATGGGCGACTTCCGGATGGTCACGCTCGACGGCGACCTCGTCGAGCGCTCGGGCGCGATGACCGGCGGCTCGGGCAGCGGTACGCGGTTCGCCTTCTCGAAGTCCGGGAAGGGGAAGCTCGAGCGCGTCGCCGAGGAGATCCACTCGCTCGAGGACGACCGACAGGCGCTGAAGGCCGACATCGCCGACGTCGAGGACGACCTCGAGGACGCCCGCTCGCGGGCCTCGGACGCCGCCGACAAGGTGCGCGACGTCAAGGGCGACCTCGAGCTCGCCGAACAGAACGTGTCGGCCAAGGAGCAGCGGATCGACGGGCTCGAGAACCGGCTCGACGAGCTCCGCGCGGAGCGCGAGTCGGTCGACGAGGAGATGACCGAACTCGACGAGGAGCTCGACGAGCGCGAGGAGGAGATCCGGGCGGTCGAGGCCGACATCGCCGATCTCGAGGCGGAGCTCCAGGACTCGAGGATCCCCGAGCTCTCCGCGCGGGCCGACGAGATCCGCGAGGAGGTCTCGGAGCTGGAGGACCGGATGGACGACCTCGACGGCGACCTCAACGAGCTCCAGCTCCAGAAGCAGTACGCCGAGGACGCCATCGACGACCTCCACGACGCAGTCGAGGAGGCCCAGAACAAGAAGGCAGACGCCGAGGAGCGCATCGCCGAATTCGAGGCGGAGATCGAGGACCGGGAGGCCGGCCTCGAGGACAAGCGGGACGCGATCGCCGAACTCGAGGAGGAGCTCTCGGACCTGAAGGAGGACCGCGAGGCCGTGCGCGAGGAGCTCCGCGAGGCGAAGGAGTCCCGCGACGAACAGGAGGCCGACGTGGAGCGCGTCCAGTCCAAGCTCGACTCGCTGCGCGAGACCGCCGAGCGTCTCGACTGGGAGATCGACGAGCTGGAGGACCAGGTCGGCGACTACGACCCGGAGGACGTGCCGGACCACGACACGGTCGAATCGGAGATCGACCGACTCGAGAGCGAGATGGAGGCGCTCGAACCGGTGAACATGCTCGCCATCGACGAGTACGACGAGGTCCAGTCGGACCTGGAGGGCATGCAGGAGCGCCGGAGCGTGCTCGCCGAGGAGCGCGACGCCATCGAGGAGCGCATCGAACGGTTCGAGGCCGAGAAGAAGGGGACGTTCATGGACGCCTACGAGGCGATCGACGAGCAGTTCCAGGACATCTTCCAGCGGCTCTCGGCCGGTACCGGCGAACTCGTCCTCGAGAACGAGGACGACCCGTTCGACGGCGGCCTGACGATGAAGGCCCAGCCCGCGGACAAGCCAGTCCAGCGGCTCGACGCGATGTCGGGCGGCGAGAAGTCGCTCACCGCGCTGGCGTTCATCTTCGCCATCCAGCGGCACAACCCGGCGCCGTTCTACGCGCTCGACGAGATCGACGCGTTCCTCGACGCCGTCAACGCCGAGCGCGTCGGCGAGATGGTCGACGAGCTCGCGGGCGACGCGCAGTTCGTCGTCGTCAGCCACCGTTCGGCGCTGCTCGAACGCTCCGAGCGCGCCATCGGCGTGACGATGCAGGAGGACAACGTCTCGGCCGTCACGGGCATCCAGCTCGGCGAGGACGGCGACGTCGAGGGCGCGGGGGTGAGCGCCGATGATTGA
- a CDS encoding segregation and condensation protein A gives MIETPEEVIPDVSDDSAGSDDGKVEPVELLVQLAEEGEIDPWDIDVVEVTDAFLERLDSADLRTGGRALFYASVLLRMKSDAMLAEDDEEEVEEIEPWEAAFERGPMDGDPDDGEFAGFDPVDALEEEMDRRIERKSTRGSPETLDELVRELRDAERGTWWKESREYDTSDSPRGFSRGTQTLEYHGGDDLRRDGEPGEGDVTGATHEEDIEAVIDDVRARLRPHYERGRAEVLFRELRGGESAETPVMTYLALLFLAHRGALTLQQDDLFGDLWVKDANATTVGDEATAD, from the coding sequence ATGATTGAGACGCCGGAGGAGGTCATCCCCGACGTGAGCGACGACTCGGCGGGGTCCGACGACGGGAAGGTGGAGCCGGTCGAACTGCTCGTCCAGCTCGCCGAGGAGGGGGAGATCGATCCGTGGGACATCGACGTGGTGGAGGTGACCGACGCCTTCCTCGAACGGCTGGACTCCGCAGACCTCCGGACCGGCGGGCGCGCGCTGTTCTACGCGTCGGTGCTCCTCCGGATGAAGTCCGACGCGATGCTCGCCGAGGACGACGAGGAGGAGGTCGAGGAGATCGAACCCTGGGAGGCCGCCTTCGAGCGCGGCCCGATGGACGGCGACCCGGACGATGGGGAGTTCGCCGGCTTCGACCCCGTCGACGCGCTGGAGGAGGAGATGGACCGTCGCATCGAGCGCAAGTCCACCCGTGGCTCGCCCGAGACGCTGGACGAACTCGTCCGGGAACTCCGCGACGCCGAGCGCGGCACTTGGTGGAAGGAGTCCCGCGAGTACGACACCAGCGACTCGCCCCGCGGTTTCTCGCGGGGGACCCAGACGCTGGAGTACCACGGCGGCGACGACCTCCGGCGCGACGGCGAACCCGGCGAGGGCGACGTCACCGGCGCGACCCACGAGGAGGACATCGAGGCAGTCATCGACGACGTCCGCGCCCGCCTGCGCCCCCACTACGAGCGCGGGCGCGCGGAGGTCCTGTTCCGCGAACTCCGCGGCGGCGAGTCGGCCGAGACCCCGGTCATGACCTACCTCGCGCTCCTCTTCCTCGCACACCGCGGGGCGCTCACGCTCCAGCAGGACGACCTGTTCGGCGACCTCTGGGTGAAGGACGCCAACGCGACGACGGTCGGCGACGAGGCGACGGCGGACTGA
- the mtnP gene encoding S-methyl-5'-thioadenosine phosphorylase — protein sequence MTIGFIGGSGIYEALPLENTRTAEISTPFGEPSAPLEIGEFGDTGREIVFLPRHGPDHQRSPTDLPYKANMYALKQAGVEYVLASNAVGSLREDLPPQTLVVPDQIYDRTKLRDLSYFGDGVVVHQPFSRPYSPELVEHLATSAREATDAQVAEGGTYVCIEGPQYSTKAESEFYRDQGWEIIGMTAIPEAKLAREAEMAYATLAGVTDYDVWNDDSEVTLEEVLENAAENEAAIKEAVEHAIRTFPEDLECEAHGSLEGTINTPAGAIPDETREKLDPFIGQYLDD from the coding sequence ATGACCATCGGCTTCATCGGCGGCAGCGGAATCTACGAGGCGCTCCCGCTCGAGAACACCCGTACCGCGGAGATCAGCACGCCCTTCGGCGAACCGTCCGCTCCGCTGGAGATCGGCGAGTTCGGCGACACCGGCCGCGAGATCGTCTTCCTCCCCCGCCACGGCCCGGATCACCAGCGGTCGCCCACCGACCTGCCGTACAAGGCGAACATGTACGCGCTCAAGCAAGCCGGTGTCGAGTACGTCCTCGCCAGCAACGCCGTCGGGTCGCTCCGTGAGGACCTCCCGCCGCAGACGCTCGTCGTGCCCGACCAGATCTACGACCGGACGAAGCTGCGGGACCTCTCGTACTTCGGCGACGGTGTCGTCGTCCACCAGCCGTTCTCGCGACCGTACTCGCCGGAACTCGTCGAACACCTCGCGACGTCGGCCCGCGAGGCGACCGACGCGCAGGTGGCCGAGGGCGGGACGTACGTCTGTATCGAGGGGCCGCAGTACTCCACGAAGGCCGAGTCGGAGTTCTACCGCGACCAGGGGTGGGAGATCATCGGCATGACCGCGATCCCGGAGGCGAAACTGGCCCGGGAGGCCGAGATGGCCTACGCGACGCTCGCGGGCGTGACCGACTACGACGTGTGGAACGACGACAGCGAGGTCACGCTGGAGGAGGTGCTGGAGAACGCGGCGGAGAACGAGGCGGCCATCAAGGAGGCGGTCGAGCACGCGATCCGAACGTTCCCCGAGGACCTGGAGTGCGAGGCGCACGGCTCGCTCGAGGGGACCATCAACACGCCCGCAGGGGCGATTCCGGACGAGACCAGGGAGAAACTGGACCCGTTCATCGGGCAGTACCTCGACGACTGA